The window AAGGGAACAGTCAGCAGCCGTCGGGTGACGCAGAAGAGCGGCGGCACCTCGATGCAGGCGCAGGGCCGCTACACGCCGCCGGTGCCCAAGGAGTACAAGGTCAGCCCCACGTGGGTGCCGGTGCTGATGTTCACCCTGCTCGGGGTGGGCATGCTGATGATCGTCACCAACTACATGGGCATCC of the Acidimicrobiales bacterium genome contains:
- a CDS encoding cell division protein CrgA, producing MTQKSGGTSMQAQGRYTPPVPKEYKVSPTWVPVLMFTLLGVGMLMIVTNYMGILPGGANNWYLLVGLGLITGGFITATRYH